Sequence from the Curtobacterium sp. MCLR17_007 genome:
TACGACAACACGACGCACGGTTCGGCGCAGGGCACCATCGTGGGCTTCGTGTCCGACGTGCATGCCGACGCCGTCCTCGCGCTGCCCGCGGAGGAGCGCAAGGCACGGATCCTCGCCTCGCTCGTCGACTACTACGGACCGCGGGCGGCCGACCCCGTCGTCTACCACGAGAGCGACTGGGGCACCGAGGAGTGGACCCGCGGCGCGTACGCGGCGAGCTTCGACCTCGGCGGTCTGGTCCGCTACGGTGCCGACCAGCGCGCGGCCGTGGGGCCGATCCGCTTCGCGTCGAGCGACCTGGCCGGCGCCGGCTACCAGCACGTCGACGGTGCGGTCCGGATGGGCCGCCAGGCGGCGGCCGAGATCGTGGCCGTCCTGCCGCAGCCGGCCACCGTCCGGTAGTCACCCCGTGGCGGACGGGAGGCCCGGTGCCAACTGGCACCGGGCCTCCCGTCCGTCAGGCGGTCAGGACCGCCGCATGTCGAGCGTCGGTCCGAGGGTCCCGGGGAACTCGTCGCCGACGACCGTGAAGCCGGCCTTCTCGTAGCCGCGGATCGCTCGCGCGTTGCGGGCATGGACGGTGAGTCGCACCGGCGCGGCCGCCCATGCGCCGATCGCGTCGACGAGGGCACCGACGACCCCGTGTCCGCGGTGCTCCGGCGCGACGTAGACGCCGACGACGGCACAGCCGTCGACGTGGACGGGACGACCTTCGAAGTCGTCGTCGCCCGCACGCTCGCGGAGTCCCGTGGCGGTGCCGATCCATGTGCCAGACCCGTCCTCGGTGATGAACTGCCGAGCCGTTGCCGCATCGCCGGCATCGTCCGAGCCGCCGGCGGCGCGGTCCCGCCAGAACATGTCCGGCAGGGCTGTCGTGTGCTCGACGGAGTCGACGAACGCCATCGCGGCGACCGGGTCCTGCACGGCGCGGAGGCGGAGTTCGCGGACGCGCTCCCACTCGTCGGCGTGGATCGGGCGGACGGTGATCGGAGCCATCCCGGCAGTCTGCCAGTCCGCTCCCGGACAGCGTCGACCGAACACGACATGATCGACATGAGGGCTACTCGGGCCCCACCAGGAGGACCAATGCCGCAGTCGGCACGCACACCGTTCATCGCTGTCGGCCTCGTGTTGGGTGTGCTCGGCTCGACGCTCGCCGCGCAACCCGCGGTCGCAGCCGACGACCACCCGCCGATCATCGGGATGATCGCGAACACGACTGCGCCGGACCGGTTCCAGCAGCCCCAGCTCTACGGAGACGGGGACATCGACCTCGTCACCGCGAACCGGAAGCGCATCGAGCTCCGCTTCCGTGACCCGGCGAACGCGGACTGGTCGAGGGAGATCGCCTTCGAGCGCACCGACAGCGCCGACCTCTCCGTCGGCACGGTCACCGTCGAACACGCCAGCCGCTGGGAGGTCCGCGACGTCGCGTTCGACGCGTCCGGCACCCTCACGCGCTTCGACATCACGTTCCTCTCCGCGGGCTACAGCCCCGCGAACGCGTCGTTCGGGCAGGTCAGGATGGGCGAGCCGGAGCAGGCCGTCCGCTTCTCGAGCACGGACCTCACCTGGCCGCAGACCGCCGTCGGCAGCACCCGCATCTGGGCGACCCAGGCCCTCCACAACGCGTCGGGGACACCGCAGCGCCTCGGTCGCGCCGTCCTCGGTGGGATGCACGCAGGTGACTTCGCGCTCACGGACGACACCTGCAGCGGGACGACCCTCGTCGCCGGTGCGACCTGCACCGTGCGTGTCGGGTTCTCGCCGCGGGTCGGCGGTCCCCGTGTCGCCAGCCTCGGGATCCCCGTCGGGGGGACGACGGTGAGCGCCTCGCTCGCCGGGACGTCGCCGGTCGGGACGAGCAGGCTCACGGTGAGTGGCGACAACTGGATCGCCCTGAACCGCACGCGTGTGGACGCCGACGGGCCGCTCGCGATGTTCCAGGGGTCGAACGGTCCCGGCACCGCGGTGTTCTCGTCACAGCAGGTCTACTCGACGACGACGGCCTTCAGCAGACTCGAACTCGCGCCGTTGGACTCGTCGGTGCTCCACGACGGGACCTTCCGCGTGGGCGACCATGAGGACGGGGCGCCGCTCTTGCTCGACATCAGCCGAGCCAGTCGGGACTGCAACGGCACCCAGGGGACCGCCACGATCTCCGACCTCGCCCTCGCTCCCAACGGGTCGGTCGACCGTGCTCGCGTGCGGTTCTCCGTCGCCTGCGGCAACGACACCCGCCCCGGTCCGGTGTCCGGTGAGCTGCTCTGGCGGTCCCGGACCGACGTCACCGCGCCGCGCGGTGCCAGCCCGGTGAGCGTCTCGACCACGGGGACGCCGAAGGTCACCTGGGGGAAGTCGTCTTCGGGGGACGCCGCGACGACGATCGTGCGACTCGTGCCCGGTGACGGGACTGGTGCGACGCCGACCTCGGGCTCGGCGGTGGCGGCGAGCAGCGCCGCTGGTTCCGCGACGATCGCCGGACTGCCGGCAGGCCGTCAGTACTCGGTGATGGTGTGGGTCGTGGACCGCACCGGCAACGTGAGCGGCGTCCTGCGACGGTCGCTGACCACCTGACCACCTGACCACCTGACCCACGACCTGGCCCCTCCCGTCATCGCGGCGGAGAGGTCGTGCACGGCGGCCAGTCGGAGCGCGTGCATCCGCGCCCTCGCTGGCTCGGACGGTGTCCTCTGGTGTCACCGCAGTCCCGCATCGGCCCTGGGCGGACGAGGCAGGGCGCGCGCGTACCGTGCGCGACATGAGCGACACGACACCTGACGGATCCAGCCAGCCCACCGACGACGAGCAGCAGTACACCGACGACCTGCCGGACGGGTCCTCGACGGGGAACGCCACCGAGGACCCGGCGCAGGACAGCGACCCGGACTCCGGCGGGGAGCCCGCGGACCCGGCGTGACGAAGTGACGGACGGGAGGCCCGGTGCCAGCTGGCACCGGGCCTCCTGTCCGTCATGTGCTGCGGTCCGTCAGCCGATCCGGATCAGCTTCTTGTTGACGAACTCGTCGGCCCCCAGGGCGCCGAGCTCACGGCCGAAGCCGCTGCCCTTGACCCCGCCGAAGGGCAGTTCGGGGCTGTCCGCGCCGACGATGTTGACGTAGACCATGCCGGCCTCGATGCGGTCGGCGACCCGGAGGGCCTGATCGGCGTCGGTGGTGAAGAGGTAGGAGCCCAGGCCGTACGGGGTGTCGTTGGCGAGTCGGACGGCGTCGTCCTCGTCCGCGACGCGGTACACGGCTGCCACGGGTCCGAAGAACTCCTCGCGGTACGCGTCGTTGTCGGCCGTGACACCGGTCAGGACGGTCGGGGTGAACGCGTTGCCGATGCGCTCGCCGCCGGTCTCGACGGTCGCTCCCTGGGCGGTCGCGGCTTCGAGCTGCTCCTGGAGTCGGTCGGCCGCGGTCGGCGACGACAGGGGGCCGAGCTCGGACCCCGGCGTGGACGGGTCGGTCGGGGTGACGGCAGCCATGGCGGTGGTGAACTTCGCCAGGAAGTCGTCGTACAGGTGGTCGGAAACCAGGAAGCGCTTGGCGGCGTTGCAGACCTGCCCGTTGCCCTCGAGCCGCGTGGCGACGGCGGACGCGACGACGGCGTCCAGGTCGTCGGTCGAGAGCAGGATGAACGGGTCGGACCCGCCGAGCTCGAGCACGACCTTCGTCAGGTTGCGGCCGGCGATCTCTGCGACGGCGGCACCGGCGCGGGCGGATCCGGTGAGGGAGACGCCCTGCACGCGCGGATCGGCGATGACGTCCGCGACCTGGTCGTTCGAGGCGAACACGTTCGTGTAGGCGCCCGCGGGGAACCCGGCGTCGTGGAAGATGCGTTCCACCGCCAGGGCCGACTCGGGACACTGCGGCGCGTGCTTCAGCAGGACCGTGTTGCCGATGAGCAGGTTCGGGCCGGCGAACCGGGCGATCTGGTAGGCGGGGAAGTTCCACGGCATGATCCCGAGCAGCACGCCGACCGAGTCCTTCCGGATGAACG
This genomic interval carries:
- a CDS encoding GNAT family protein codes for the protein MAPITVRPIHADEWERVRELRLRAVQDPVAAMAFVDSVEHTTALPDMFWRDRAAGGSDDAGDAATARQFITEDGSGTWIGTATGLRERAGDDDFEGRPVHVDGCAVVGVYVAPEHRGHGVVGALVDAIGAWAAAPVRLTVHARNARAIRGYEKAGFTVVGDEFPGTLGPTLDMRRS
- a CDS encoding NAD-dependent succinate-semialdehyde dehydrogenase, which produces MSDTIYAVTDPTSGEVLRTFPTITDAELSDAISTADRAHAEDTSTVADRAALLHRVAELYRERRADLAATIVREMAKPIDQALGEVDFCADIYDHHADHAEEFLADQPITLASGSVGSAFIRKDSVGVLLGIMPWNFPAYQIARFAGPNLLIGNTVLLKHAPQCPESALAVERIFHDAGFPAGAYTNVFASNDQVADVIADPRVQGVSLTGSARAGAAVAEIAGRNLTKVVLELGGSDPFILLSTDDLDAVVASAVATRLEGNGQVCNAAKRFLVSDHLYDDFLAKFTTAMAAVTPTDPSTPGSELGPLSSPTAADRLQEQLEAATAQGATVETGGERIGNAFTPTVLTGVTADNDAYREEFFGPVAAVYRVADEDDAVRLANDTPYGLGSYLFTTDADQALRVADRIEAGMVYVNIVGADSPELPFGGVKGSGFGRELGALGADEFVNKKLIRIG